Proteins from one Thermus islandicus DSM 21543 genomic window:
- the sufU gene encoding Fe-S cluster assembly sulfur transfer protein SufU — MSVLDELYREILLNHYQSPRNFGVLPGASRRAGGMNPSCGDQVEVMVRLEGEVIADIRFQGQGCAISTASASLMTEAVKGKKVEEALELSRKFQAMVVEGGPPDPALGDLLALQGVARLPARVKCATLAWHALEEALR, encoded by the coding sequence ATGAGCGTCCTTGACGAGCTTTACCGGGAGATCCTCCTCAACCACTACCAGAGCCCCAGGAACTTCGGGGTCCTGCCCGGGGCCTCGAGGCGGGCCGGGGGCATGAACCCCTCCTGCGGGGACCAGGTGGAGGTGATGGTGCGCTTGGAAGGGGAGGTCATCGCCGACATCCGCTTCCAGGGCCAGGGGTGCGCCATCAGCACCGCGAGCGCCTCCCTCATGACCGAGGCGGTGAAAGGGAAGAAGGTGGAGGAGGCCCTGGAGCTTTCCCGCAAGTTCCAGGCCATGGTGGTGGAGGGGGGTCCCCCGGACCCCGCCCTGGGGGACCTCCTCGCCCTCCAGGGGGTGGCCAGGCTCCCCGCCCGGGTGAAGTGCGCCACCCTGGCCTGGCACGCCCTGGAGGAGGCTTTAAGGTGA
- a CDS encoding alpha/beta fold hydrolase: MKGVVFLHAFPYSPRMWEKEVALLKTRLPVLAPHYLGLPLGEAAGKVLQEMEEAGLERAVFVGLSMGGYLVFELFRKAPERFLGAVLASTRAGPDSEAAKKNRYALRERVLQEGVGFLPEVLLPGHLGKTTQALRPEVVEKARALILEASPEAVAESLVALAERPDSTPLLPRMEVPALVLVGEEDTLTPPEEAKRMWKALPDARMLILPETGHLANLENPKAFRTALLGFLAEFF, translated from the coding sequence ATGAAGGGCGTAGTCTTCCTGCACGCCTTCCCCTACAGCCCCAGGATGTGGGAGAAGGAGGTGGCCCTCCTCAAGACCCGGCTTCCCGTCCTCGCCCCCCACTACCTCGGGCTTCCCCTGGGGGAGGCCGCGGGGAAGGTGCTCCAGGAGATGGAGGAGGCGGGCCTGGAGCGGGCGGTCTTCGTGGGGCTTTCCATGGGGGGCTATCTCGTTTTTGAGCTCTTCCGCAAGGCCCCCGAGCGCTTCCTCGGTGCGGTCCTCGCCAGCACTCGGGCCGGTCCCGACAGCGAGGCAGCCAAGAAAAACCGCTACGCCCTAAGGGAGCGGGTGCTCCAGGAGGGGGTGGGCTTCCTGCCCGAGGTCCTCCTCCCGGGCCACCTGGGGAAGACCACCCAGGCCCTGAGGCCCGAGGTGGTGGAGAAGGCGAGGGCCCTCATCCTAGAAGCCTCCCCCGAGGCCGTGGCGGAAAGCCTCGTGGCCCTGGCGGAAAGGCCCGACTCCACCCCCCTTCTCCCCAGGATGGAGGTGCCCGCCCTGGTCCTGGTGGGGGAGGAGGACACCCTCACCCCCCCGGAGGAAGCCAAGCGCATGTGGAAGGCCCTCCCCGACGCGCGCATGCTCATCCTGCCCGAGACCGGCCACCTTGCCAACCTGGAAAACCCCAAGGCCTTCCGCACCGCGCTTTTGGGCTTCCTCGCCGAGTTCTTTTAA